The following proteins come from a genomic window of Ailuropoda melanoleuca isolate Jingjing chromosome 2, ASM200744v2, whole genome shotgun sequence:
- the KHDRBS1 gene encoding KH domain-containing, RNA-binding, signal transduction-associated protein 1, which yields MQRRDDPAARMSRSSGRSGSMDPSGAHPSVRQAPSRQPPLPHRSRGGGGGSRGGARASPATQPPPLLPPSATGPDATVGGPAPTPLLPPSATASVKMEPENKYLPELMAEKDSLDPSFTHAMQLLTAEIEKIQKGDSKKDDEENYLDLFSHKNMKLKERVLIPVKQYPKFNFVGKILGPQGNTIKRLQEETGAKISVLGKGSMRDKAKEEELRKGGDPKYAHLNMDLHVFIEVFGPPCEAYALMAHAMEEVKKFLVPDMMDDICQEQFLELSYLNGVPEPSRGRGVPVRGRGAAPPPPPVPRGRGVGPPRGALVRGTPVRGAITRGATVTRGVPPPPTVRGAPAPRARTAGIQRIPLPPPPAPETYEEYGYDDTYAEQSYEGYEGYYSQSQGDSEYYDYGHGEVQDSYEAYGQDDWNGTRPSLKAPPARPVKGAYREHPYGRY from the exons ATGCAGCGCCGGGACGACCCCGCCGCGCGCATGAGCCGGTCCTCGGGCCGCAGCGGCTCCATGGACCCCTCCGGAGCCCACCCCTCAGTGCGTCAGGCGCCGTCTCGGCAGCCGCCGCTGCCTCACCGGTCCCGGGGAGGCGGCGGGGGATCCCGGGGGGGCGCCCGGGCCTCGCCCGCCACGCAGCCACCACCGCTGCTGCCGCCCTCGGCCACGGGTCCCGACGCGACAGTGGGCGGTCCAGCACCGACCCCGCTGCTGCCCCCCTCAGCCACTGCCTCTGTCAAGATGGAGCCGGAGAACAAGTACCTGCCCGAACTCATGGCCGAGAAGGACTCGCTCGATCCGTCCTTCACTCACGCCATGCAGCTACTGACGGCAG AAATTGAGAAGATTCAGAAAGGAGATTCAAAAAAGGACGATGAGGAGAATTACttggatttattttctcataagaaCATGAAGCTGAAGGAGCGGGTACTGATACCTGTCAAGCAGTATCCCAAG tTCAATTTTGTGGGGAAGATCCTTGGGCCACAAGGGAATACAATCAAAAGACTGCAAGAAGAGACAGGTGCAAAGATCTCTGTGCTGGGCAAGGGCTCAATGAGAGACAAAGCCAAG GAGGAAGAGCTGCGCAAAGGTGGAGACCCCAAATATGCCCACTTGAATATGGATCTGCATGTCTTCATTGAAGTCTTTGGACCCCCATGTGAGGCTTATGCTCTTATGGCCCATGCTATGGAGGAAGTCAAGAAGTTCCTAGTACCA GATATGATGGATGATATCTGCCAGGAGCAGTTTCTAGAGCTCTCCTACTTGAATGGAGTACCAGAGCCCTCTCGCGGACGTGGGGTGCCAGTGAGAGGCCGAGGAGCTGCACCTCCTCCTCCACCTGTTCCCAG gggCCGTGGTGTTGGACCACCTCGGGGGGCTTTGGTGCGTGGTACACCAGTGAGAGGAGCCATCACCAGAGGTGCCACTGTGACTCGAGGAGTGCCACCCCCACCTACGGTGAGGGGTGCTCCAGCACCAAGAGCACGGACAGCAGGCATCCAGAGAATACCTTTGCCTCCACCCCCTGCACCAGAAACATATGAAGAATAT GGATATGATGACACGTATGCAGAACAGAGTTATGAAGGCTACGAAGGCTATTACAGCCAGAGCCAAGG GGACTCAGAATATTATGACTATGGACATGGGGAGGTTCAAGATTCTTATGAAGCTTATG GCCAAGACGACTGGAATGGGACCAGGCCATCGCTGAAGGCCCCTCCAGCTAGGCCGGTGAAGGGAGCATACAGAGAGCACCCATATGGacgttattaa